Within Sorangiineae bacterium MSr11367, the genomic segment CGCCCATGCGGACAATCGGTTTGGACCTGAACGCGGTCGCCGTATTCTTGGAAGTCATCCACCGGCGAAGCTTTCGCGCAGCCGCGATGGCGCTCGGGATGCCGAAGTCCACGGTCAGTCAGAAGGTGGCCCAACTCGAAGAGCGCCTCGGTGTGCGGCTCCTCGACCGAACCACGCGAACGATTCGCATCACGGAGGCCGGAGAAGCATACCGACGCCGCGTCGAGCCCGCGCTCGATGCCGTCGGCGAGGCGGAGCGTGCGGTGAGCGATCTTCAAGCCGCACCGTCGGGGCGCCTCCGAATCACCACGACGGTGGATATCGGACAAAACGCGCCATTCTTTGCCGAGGTGCTCTCGATTTACATGCAGCGTTACCCTGCCGTCGAGCTCAACGTCGATCTGTTCGATCGCCGCGTCAACCTCCTCGAAGAAGGGTTCGATCTGGCGATTCGACCCGGCTCGATGCCCGATTCGACGCTCATCGCGCGCAAGATCGGCTCCGTCGGAACCATGCGCCTCTATGCGAGCCCCGCATACCTCGAGCGAAAGGGGAAACCGCGGACCCCCGCCGAGCTTCGCGAACACGATTGCATGGTCATGACGAGCCATAGCGAGCCTCGCTTATGGACCTTTCGTGGCAAGAGAAAGCCGGTGGCCATCGAGGTGCAGCCTCACCTCGCCATCAACGGATTCCTCGTGCTTCGGGCCGTCGCGGAAGCAGGAGCCGGGATCGCGCGACTGCCCGAGTATCTCGGGGAGCCCTCGATCGAGCGAGGAACGCTCCGCAGCATTCTGGACGATTTCGCACTACCGCCGAGCCACTGGTATGCCGTCTATCCGAGCGCGAGAAACCTGTCGCCCAAGATTCGGGCATTCGTGGAGCTGCTCGAAGAGAAGTTTCGACCCGCGTAGTTCGGATGTTTCGAAAGCACGAAAGCGCGGATCGCGCCATCGAATGCCGCTCGAGGCGACTCTGCTAGAGTGAGGGACACGATGGAATCGGTTACCCTCCAACCACGCAGCGCACGGATCGGACTTGGGATCGAGTTGCGCAAGACGGGGATCGGCAAGCACCGGCATGCGCCGAGCGCGGACCACTACGTGAGCCTGCATGCAGGGCCGCCCGTGCGCATCGCGTGCACCAATGGGATTCGCGACGTGCGGAGCCGCGGCCAGATCAACGTATTTCCGGCGGGAACGGCCGAGGAGTGGTTCGAAGACGACGCCAGCGATATGCTGCACGTGCGCCTTCCGGCATCGCTGGCGCGGCTCGCCGCCCAAGAGATGGGGCTCGACGCGGACCGCGTGGGAATCGCATCCCGTTGCCACGTGCGCGACGTGCAGATCGAACACATCGCATGGGCACTCGCCGCCGAACAGCGTGCCGACTCGCCGAGCGGCCTCATTTACCGCGAGAGCCTCGGCATGGCGCTCGCCGTTCATCTGTTGGCGCATCACTCCGCGCCGGCGGCACCGCGTACCGGCCTTTCACAAGGGCAGCTCGCGCGCGTCACGGAATACATCGAGGCTCACCTCGGTGAGGATGTCTCCCTCCTCCGCCTCGCGCGCATTTCGGGGGTCAGCGCCTCGCATCTCCGCGCCCTCTTCAAGCGCTCGATGGGAATTCCCGTGCACGAGTACATCATTCAACGCCGCGTCGAGCGTGCGCGCGCCCTTCTCTCCCACGGGGAGCTCCCCGCGAGCCAAGTCGCCCTCGAAGCTGGCTTTTCCCATCAGAGCCACATGGCCCGCTGCATGCGCCGCATCCTCGGGGTCACGCCCGCGTCGATAGCCCGCGCACGCAATCATAGGCAAACATAGGCACGGTCCATGAGAACCATATGAGCGTGGTCGACACTTCTGCAAAGGTGCCGAGGCGAGCCACGAACGGTAGTTCAAACGAGAAACTCTGCGCCACGAAGGCCAGGGTGGCGATGTAGCTACGGGTTGCCCATTCTTCGTGCTGCTTGAACTTCTTTCGAACGGCGGTTCGCCACGCGAGCAGCGCACTGATGAGCCATACGCTCGCCAACATGTGAAGCGAGAGCGCGTACGGCCAATGAATGAGGGGCGCGGTGGTCGTCGCCAAGATCAACGCGCACGGAGCACCCACGCCAATGGCCGACAGGTAGATGCGCCCCATGATGCGATGCGCCCGCCAATACTTGACCCGAAACGCCTTCCACAATTGAAAAGGCCCCGTGAAGAGCGCCAACGTGCCCCCGAGCACGTGGCCCATGATGATCCATTTGAAAGAAAAGTACTTTCCCAGCTTCTCGGGATCGAAACTAAAGAGCCGGAGTGCCCTGTACACGAAGACGCTCGACAGGGCCATCACCGCCACCCCGGCAATCATTTGAAGCACATTCAGAGTCTTGCTGTTCGTACGAGGGCTGACGTTCATCTCATCGTGGAGTAGCCCTCGCGGCGCGCCCGGTCGCGCACGATTCGATGGTTCCAGAGCACGAACCGATGAACCTTAGCGGCCGGCCATGGGCAGCGAAATGTACTGCTGGCCCAGCGGAGAGAGCTCCCCCGCCTTCGGTCGAAGAAGGTCGACGGCGTGCTGCGAATCGAAGCGGCCCGTAAACCACGCATAGCGAAAGACCTTGGGATCGGCCTCGAGCACGGCCACCGCGTCGCGCATGTATTGGAGCTCGACGGCCTCCGAGAGGCCATCGCGGTCGAGGCACGAGAATTCGGTGAGCCACACGGGACGCTGGTACTTCGTCTCGTACTGGCCCAGCACCCAGGTGAGCGCTTCCTTGGTGCACGCGTACCAGTGAAATGCGACGTAGTCGACGCGGCAGCCTTTGCACTCGGCGAAGAACGCGTCGAGCCACTTGAAGGGATCCGTCTCGTTGCAGGCGCCGCCGCAATAGTTCACGGCGGGGGACACG encodes:
- a CDS encoding LysR substrate-binding domain-containing protein, producing MRTIGLDLNAVAVFLEVIHRRSFRAAAMALGMPKSTVSQKVAQLEERLGVRLLDRTTRTIRITEAGEAYRRRVEPALDAVGEAERAVSDLQAAPSGRLRITTTVDIGQNAPFFAEVLSIYMQRYPAVELNVDLFDRRVNLLEEGFDLAIRPGSMPDSTLIARKIGSVGTMRLYASPAYLERKGKPRTPAELREHDCMVMTSHSEPRLWTFRGKRKPVAIEVQPHLAINGFLVLRAVAEAGAGIARLPEYLGEPSIERGTLRSILDDFALPPSHWYAVYPSARNLSPKIRAFVELLEEKFRPA
- a CDS encoding AraC family transcriptional regulator: MESVTLQPRSARIGLGIELRKTGIGKHRHAPSADHYVSLHAGPPVRIACTNGIRDVRSRGQINVFPAGTAEEWFEDDASDMLHVRLPASLARLAAQEMGLDADRVGIASRCHVRDVQIEHIAWALAAEQRADSPSGLIYRESLGMALAVHLLAHHSAPAAPRTGLSQGQLARVTEYIEAHLGEDVSLLRLARISGVSASHLRALFKRSMGIPVHEYIIQRRVERARALLSHGELPASQVALEAGFSHQSHMARCMRRILGVTPASIARARNHRQT
- a CDS encoding DUF2306 domain-containing protein: MIAGVAVMALSSVFVYRALRLFSFDPEKLGKYFSFKWIIMGHVLGGTLALFTGPFQLWKAFRVKYWRAHRIMGRIYLSAIGVGAPCALILATTTAPLIHWPYALSLHMLASVWLISALLAWRTAVRKKFKQHEEWATRSYIATLAFVAQSFSFELPFVARLGTFAEVSTTLIWFSWTVPMFAYDCVRGLSTRA